The proteins below are encoded in one region of Hordeum vulgare subsp. vulgare chromosome 3H, MorexV3_pseudomolecules_assembly, whole genome shotgun sequence:
- the LOC123443473 gene encoding respiratory burst oxidase homolog protein B-like has product MEMPDIEAGTVVTDSDSSRRPQDNTATTIPNSGSLEGSSHKTTKTTRFKDDGDDGVVEITLDIQRDSVSIQDVRPVAFDDSGSASAHSGALVSPSSSRGGKLSSKLRQVTNGLKLTNPSKKVPPPTAPKTARKRYDRSKSSAAVALKGLQFVTAKVGNDGWTAVEKRFNHLQVDGMLLRSRFGKCIGMEGSDEFAMQMFDSLARKRGMVKQVLTKEELKDFWEQLGDQGFDNRLQTFFDMVDKNADGRITSEEVKEIIALSASANKLSKIKERADEYTALIMEELDPNNLGYIELEDLEALLLQSPSEAVARSTTTHSSKLSKALSMKLAPSNDTSPLHHHWQEFLYFVEENWKRIWVVTLWLSICIALFVWKFIQYRNRAVFHIMGYCVATAKGAAETLKFNMALVLLPVCRNTITWIRSKTQIGAVVPFNDNINFHKVIAAGVAVGVALHAGAHLTCDFPLLLHASDAKYEPMKPFFGEKRPPNYWWFVKGTAGWTGIVMVVLMSIAFVLAQPWFRRNKLKDSNPLKKMTGFNAFWFTHHLFAIVYALLIVHGTSLYLTKEWYKKSTWMYIAYPVFLYSCERIVRLFRSHDAVKIQKVAVYPGHVLALYMSKPPGFRYRSGQYIFINCGAVSPYEWHPFSITSAPGDNYLSVHIRAKGDWTSRLRTVFSEACRPPTEGESGLLRADLSRGVTDSNARFPKLLIDGPYGAPAQDYREYDVLLLIGLGIGATPLISIVKDVLNHIQREGSVRGTEPGGTGKAKKKPFMTKRVYFYWVTREEGSFEWFRGVMNEVAEKDKGEVIELHNHCSSVYQEGDARSALIVMLQELQHAKKGVDILSGTSVKTHFARPNWRSVFKRVAVNHENQRVGVFYCGEPVLVPQLRQLSADFTHKTNTKFEFHKENF; this is encoded by the exons ATGGAGATGCCTGATATTGAAGCTGGCACGGTAGTCACTGATTCTGATAGTTCAAGAAGGCCACAAGACAATACTGCGACAACAATCCCAAACAGTGGAAGTTTAGAAGGTTCaagccacaagaccacaaagaccACCAGGTTCaaagacgacggcgacgacggggtTGTTGAGATTACCCTTGACATTCAACGCGATTCAGTGTCAATCCAAGATGTCAGGCCAGTTGCATTTGACGATAGTGGCTCAGCATCAGCACACAGTGGTGCACTGGTGTCACCTTCCTCATCAAGGGGTGGCAAGCTGTCATCAAAACTGAGACAGGTGACAAATGGGCTAAAGCTGACGAATCCAAGCAAGAAGGTGCCACCGCCGACCGCACCAAAGACCGCGAGGAAGAGATATGACCGAAGCAAGAGCAGTGCTGCAGTGGCACTCAAAGGCTTGCAGTTTGTGACTGCGAAAGTTGGCAACGATGGCTGGACTGCCGTGGAGAAACGATTCAATCACCTACAGGTTGATGGCATGCTACTCCGTTCAAGATTTGGGAAATGCATTG GGATGGAAGGGTCTGACGAGTTTGCGATGCAAATGTTTGACTCGTTAGCGAGGAAGAGAGGGATGGTGAAGCAAGTGCTGACTAAGGAGGAGCTGAAAGATTTCTGGGAGCAACTCGGTGATCAGGGTTTTGACAACCGTCTGCAAACGTTCTTTGACAT GGTTGACAAAAATGCTGATGGAAGAATCACCTCAGAGGAGGTTAAGGAG ATTATTGCGCTTAGTGCATCAGCAAATAAACTTTCCAAGATAAAAGAGCGAGCTGATGAGTACACAGCACTTATCATGGAAGAGCTTGACCCTAACAACTTGGGCTACATAGAG CTCGAGGACTTGGAGGCACTCTTACTGCAATCACCATCTGAAGCTGTCGCAAGATCAACGACCACCCACAGCTCGAAACTTAGCAAAGCTCTTAGCATGAAGCTCGCACCTAGCAATGACACAAGTCCACTTCACCACCACTGGCAGGAGTTTTTGTACTTTGTTGAGGAAAACTGGAAGCGCATATGGGTCGTCACTCTCTGGCTTTCAATCTGCATCGCCCTTTTCGTTTGGAAGTTCATCCAGTATCGTAACCGGGCTGTATTTCACATCATGGGCTACTGCGTGGCCACTGCAAAGGGTGCCGCAGAGACCCTGAAATTCAATATGGCCCTGGTCCTTCTTCCTGTCTGCCGTAATACAATCACATGGATTCGATCAAAGACACAGATCGGAGCTGTTGTACCCTTCAATGACAACATAAACTTCCATAAG GTAATAGCAGCAGGTGTTGCAGTTGGTGTTGCTCTGCATGCAGGTGCTCATCTCACATGTGATTTTCCTCTCTTGCTCCATGCAAGTGATGCAAAATATGAACCAATGAAGCCTTTCTTTGGGGAGAAAAGGCCACCAAACTACTGGTGGTTTGTAAAAGGAACCGCAGGGTGGACCGGTATTGTCATGGTAGTGCTCATGTCAATAGCTTTTGTATTAGCCCAGCCATGGTTCCGACGTAACAAGCTCAAGGACTCTAATCCACTCAAGAAGATGACTGGTTTCAATGCCTTTTGGTTTACACACCACCTATTTGCTATTGTGTATGCACTGCTCATCGTCCATGGAACAAGTTTGTATCTAACCAAGGAGTGGTACAAGAAATCG ACATGGATGTACATTGCTTATCCTGTCTTCTTATATTCATGCGAGCGCATTGTTCGGTTATTTAGGAGCCATGATGCAGTTAAGATTCAGAAG GTTGCGGTATATCCTGGGCATGTGTTGGCTCTTTATATGTCCAAGCCACCTGGTTTTAGATACCGGAGTGGGCAGTACATCTTCATAAATTGCGGTGCTGTATCTCCATATGAATG GCATCCATTTTCCATTACATCGGCACCAGGAGATAATTACCTCAGTGTGCACATCCGCGCAAAGGGTGATTGGACTTCTCGGCTTAGGACCGTCTTCTCTGAG GCGTGTCGGCCTCCAACTGAAGGGGAAAGTGGACTCCTTAGAGCTGACCTCTCCAGGGGAGTCACTGACAGCAACGCAAG ATTCCCTAAACTTTTGATTGATGGACCATATGGTGCTCCAGCACAAGATTACCGTGAATATGATGTGCTACTGCTCATTGGGCTTGGCATTGGAGCCACCCCTTTGATCAGCATTGTGAAGGATGTGCTTAACCACATCCAGCGTGAGGGATCAGTTCGTGGAACAGAGCCGGGGGGCACTGGTAAGGCAAAGAAGAAACCGTTTATGACAAAGAGGGTCTACTTCTACTGGGTCACAAGGGAGGAGGGCTCCTTTGAATGGTTCAGAGGGGTGATGAACGAGGTGGCTGAGAAGGACAAGGGTGAAGTGATCGAGCTCCACAACCATTGCTCGAGTGTGTATCAAGAGGGCGATGCTCGTTCCGCACTCATTGTCATGCTTCAAGAACTCCAGCATGCAAAGAAGGGAGTTGACATCTTGTCCGGAACCAGCGTCAAGACTCACTTTGCCCGGCCTAATTGGCGAAGCGTCTTCAAGCGTGTCGCGGTCAACCATGAGAATCAGCGTGTCG GGGTTTTCTATTGTGGTGAGCCTGTTCTTGTGCCGCAGCTGCGGCAGTTGTCGGCAGATTTCACCCACAAGACAAACACAAAGTTTGAGTTTCACAAGGAGAACTTCTAG